Part of the Gilliamella sp. wkB7 genome is shown below.
CTTGCAATTGCAATAGGCACAGCTCATGGGCTTTATAAATCTGAACCAAAACTTGATTTTGAGCGTTTATCAGAGATCCGTTCTATGGTAGATATTCCACTGGTACTACATGGCGCTTCAGGTGTTCCTGATAAAGATGTTCGTGAATGTATTAAACGGGGTATATGTAAAGTCAATGTAGCAACAGAATTGAAAATCGCTTTTTCTGATGCATTAAAAGAATATTTTATTGAGCATCCAGATGCTAATGATCCTCGTCATTATATGAAACCCGCAAAAGCGGCAATGAAAGAGATTGTTAAAAAAATTATCACTACTTGTGGATGTGCAGGTAAATTGTAGAGGCCAATATAATGATCTATACATTAACACTTAATACTGCGATTGATATGAATATACATTGCCAAGGATTAATTCCATATTCTGTCAATCGTACATCACATACTGAATACAGTCCAAATGGCAAAGCAGTCAATGTTTCAATAGTGTTGCATAAATTTAACAAACCAACGTGTGCATTAGGATTTTTTGGAGGATTTACCGGTAAATATATCGTTGAAGAATTAACTAAGATGCAAATTCAAACAATGCCTTGCTTTATTGACGATATCACACGTATTAATGTTTTTATTAATGATGGACAGAAAGAATATAAATTAGTTGGTAAAGGACCCTTTGTTCCAGATAACAAAAAGGCAGAAATGCTAAATATTATCCGTAATCTTGAAAAAAATAGTTATTTGGTCATTAGTGGTAGTTTACCAAATAATATTGAATCTGATTATTACCAATCTATTATAGAGTTATGTCATAAACAGAATATACAAGTTATTTTAGATATCAGCCATCCAAAATTAAAACAATTACTCACTTATCATCCTTTGTTAATTAAACCAAATGATGATGAATTAAATGATATTTTTGGATTAAAAACCCAAACAATTGAACAAGTCATTGCAGCTATAGAAACAGTGCACTCATTCGGTGCTCAAAATATTTTATTAACGATGGGATCTAAAGGTCTCTATTTTTCAAATAGGCAACACATTTGGTTTTGCGATGCCGTTACAATCAAATTGGTTAGCTCTGCTTGTGCGGGTGATGCATCACTGGCAGCTTTTTTAAGCGAGTGGTTACCAGAACAAGGAAATATTGAGAATGCAATGAAAAAGGCTTCCGCAACGGGCGCTAATGTTGCCGAATCAGATGGCTTAGGTTTACTTGATAAAATCTACGTCTATATGGACAAACTAGCAGTAACCAAAATTAAATAAAAGGGGAATGTTATGAAGAAAATATTAGCCGTTACAGGATGCCCAACAGGCATTGCCCATACTTATATGGCAGAAGAAGCGTTGAAAACTGCAGCCCAAAAAGCAGGAATAGAAATAAAAGTTGAAACAAATGGTGCTGGAGGTGTTGATAATGCTATTACTGATGCTGATATTGCAAATGCCATTGGCGTGATTATCGCAGCAGATAAAGACGTCAATCCCGATCGATTTAATGGATTACCTGTTATTGAAGTTCCCGTTAAAGATGGTATTCATAAAGCTGCAACATTAATTGAACAAATTACTTCTGGAACGATTCCTATTCGTAAAGGGGCGCAAAATAGTACTACTAACACGACATCAGCAAATCAAATTGTAGTAAAAGAGTCGATTGGACGTCAAATCTATAAACATTTAATGAGTGGTGTATCAAACATGTTGCCTTTTGTGGTAGCTGGTGGGGTATTGATTGCTTTATCATTTTTATGGGGAATCTATTCTGCCGATCCCAATAATGCTCAATACAATGAGTTTGCAGCGTTATTGATGAAAATAGGTGGACAAGCATTTGGCATAATGGTACCAATCTTTACTGGTTTTATTGCTTACTCAATAGGCGGAAGGCCTGCGATGGTTGCTGGGTTTGTTGGCGGATTAATAGCCAATGTTACTGGTGCAGGATTCTTAGGCGGCATCATAGCTGGCTTTGCTGCTGGTTATTTGATGCTTTTTGTCAAAAAATTACTTGACGGACTACCTCGTTCATTTGAAGGCCTTAAATCAATATTTATTATGCCATTAATTGGTGTATTTGTAATTGGCGCTGGTATGTTCTTACTGGGTGGTCCAATAGCAGATATTAACAATGCAATGAAATCATTCCTCGAGTCATTACAATCTGCTAATCCTGTTTTACTTGGTATGGTTATTGGAGCAATGTGTTCATTCGACTTTGGTGGACCTGTTAATAAAGCTGCCTATGTAACAGGTACGATGTTATTAGGTGAGGGCAACTTCTACTTTATGGCGGGTGTTTCGGCTGCTTGTATTGTTCCTCCTTTTGTTATCGCTTTTTCCACTACTATTTTTCGAGGTAAGGCTTTTACTGAAGAAGAACGTGCCGCAGGTGTAGTAAATTATATTTTAGGAGCAACCCATATCACCGAAGGAGCCATTCCATTCGCAGCAAAAGATCCACTGCGCGTAATTCCTATTATGATGTTATCTTCAGCTATCGCATCAGTATTAACATTTATTAGTCAGATACAAGTACCTGCACCTCATGGGGGTTTCTTAGTACTTCCGTTAGTCAATAAACCATTTTTATGGGTCGGTTGTATTTTTACTGGAGCATTAGTTGGAGCAATATTGTTAGGTTTATTGCGTATTCATCAAAACCAACAATTAGCGACTAAAACACCTAAATAATTAACCAGTTGATATATCATTTAATATTCTATTTATCTAAATCAATAAGGAAATAAAATGAGCAATTTAAAATTAACAGCCGATGATATTTCAATCATTAATGGATATTATTCTAAATCAGAAGCAATTCAAGCTGTAGCAGAAAACATGATTAAATCTGGTTTAGTCAAAGATGACTATACTCAAGCCATGTTAGACCGTGATGCACAAATTTCCACATTTTTGGGTAACGGTATTGCCATTCCACATGGTACTACAGACAAACGAAATAGTGTCATTGAAACTGGTTTGAAAGTAATATATTATCCTCAAGGCATAAAATGGGATAAAGATAATAATATTGCTTATGTCATAGTCGGTATAGCAGCTAAAAATAATGAGCATTTAGATATTTTACGGCAATTAACGCGAGCGGTTATTGCTGAAGATACAATAGATCGAATTCAATCAGTTAAGAAAACAGAAGACTTATTAACAATCCTTCAAGGAAACTAATATCATTATCCCATGAGAAAAAATGATCTGAACTCATGGGAGTTTACCTCTATCTGATTGACGGTTGATCAATTAAATCGGTTAATACAGTTAGTTTTTAAACTATGCGAAGAATATTAGGTATAAAAAACTCCAGACGATTATTGATAATTGTTTTATTGTTAACCATTTCAAACGAGACTAAAATGCCTTCCCAAGTAATACCTAGAACAATTAACATGTCTTCAAAATCGTAATAATAAAGCATATAATCTTTATTATAACTACCATCTTTAAATCTATAATTATGGTTAAATTCATCAGTTAACTCAAACGGTTGACCAATCTTAAAATCAAAACCAAGGTAACTTAAAATTTGATTAGCTTTATCAATTAAAAAAGTGTTATCCATAACTTCTTGAATTGATAATACCTCAACATGATCTAAAATATAAAAAAATTCAATTTGATAACCACCTTTTAGTATTCCTTGGACATCAGCATAGCTGAAATCTTCAATAGTTTGATATTGTTCTGAACTAAAAAAATCATCAATATTGAGCATACTAAATTTTGTTTTATCATACATATCAATTAAATCGCTTTTCTATTTCCAGTTTTCATCTTATTGAACTATGATCAAGATAGAAGTTTACTTTCTTTTTAAAATAATCCTTAAATCATCACCTATTGCTTTTACGGATTCAAATTGAAATTGAGGTGCTAAGGATAATTTTTTAAGATTAGGTAATACACATAAATCTTTTGCATTATGACCTAGCAATTTAGGCGCATAATAAATAATGAGTTCATCAACTAAATCTTGTTCAATCAACGCACCAGCAAGATGTGCCCCCGCTTCAACCCAAACAGAATTAATCTGATTTTTACCTAATTGCTTTAATAATTCGACTAGATCTATGTAATTTTGAGATGAAGATTCAATCATCAACTTGGTATTTGGTTTAATAATTGGGATATTTTGTTTACGCACGATCCATGTCTCACCAGATTGACTGAAAATATTTTCATCCCCTGTTAATCGATTTTGACTGTCTATGATAACGCGAATCGGTTGTCGAATATTTTCTGGCGAATAGATTTTTCTAATCTCATTAGGTAATTCGCTATATCTAACCGTTAAACTTGCATTATCAGCTTGAACCGTTGCTCGGGTACTTAAAATACAACTAGCTTGAGCTCGATATTGTTGTACATCTTGTCTTGCTGTACTTGAAGTGATCCATTTACTTTCGCCTGATGCCATAGCAATTTTACCATCTAACGAGGAAGCGAGTTTAAGTTGGACATAAGGTATGCCTGTACGCATACATTTTAAAAAACCTTTATTAATAGCTTCAGCTTGTTCATATAAAACACCAACAATAACTTCAATTCCAGCATCTTTTAATCGTTTAATACCGTTACCCGCAACATTGGGATTAGGGTCTTGCATAGCAACAACAACACGAGTTATCCCTGCTTTTATCAATGCATCAGCACAGGGAGGGGTTCGACCAAAATGACTACATGGTTCTAATGTCACATAAACGGTTGCTCCTTGTGCCTTATTGCCAGCCATTTTTAGCGCATAAACCTCTGCATGAGGTTCACCAGCTTTTTGATGATAACCTTTGCCAATTATCTGATCATCTTTAACAATAACACAACCGACATTGGGATTGGGAGGAGTAGTAAAGCGTCCGAGTTTAGCAAGCTCAATTGCTTGCTGCATATAAAATTGATCTTTATCGCTAATCATATCACGTAATTATTTTTGTTGTAGTTTAGCAATTTCGTTACTAAATTGCTCAATATCATGAAAACTAAAATAGACTGAAGCAAAACGGATATAGGCAACTTTATCTAGATCTTTTAGTTCTTCAATAACATAATTACCAATAAGTTTAGCTGGTATTTCACGTTCACCGGTTGCTCTAATTTTTGATTTTATACGCGTAATTGCGTCTTCAATTGCATCAAGACCAACTGGGCGCTTTTCTAATGCGCGTTTTATACCATTACGTAATTTATCTTCATTGAACGGCTCACGAACTTTATTACTTTTGATAACATTAGGCATAATTAATTCAGCAACTTCAAATGTAGTAAAACGTTCATTGCATTCTACACATTGTCGACGACGACGAACTTGAAAACCCTCACCAACAAGACGTGAATCAATCACCTTGGTATCATCAGCATTACAAAACGGACAGTGCATAAAATTATCCTAATAATGTCACAATTAACACTACAATAGCTGAAAATATCAATTAAAACAAGGTTTCAATAATGAATGGTTGTTACATTAATAATTTTATGATTCTATTCATTTTAAACATAACTAAAATTAAGAAATAATCTTCATTAATTTATTAAAAAATTTTATTATATTAATGAATATATACATTATTATTCGCATCATTACATTTATTGCCACTATGCTATAACATTGGTAAATGTATAAAAGTTGCAACTTTTTTAGTTATAGTTTTAAGGCTGTATAATAAGAGGAATTAGAAAGAATAAAGTAAAAAAATTAAATAATTATAACCTAGATCAACAATAATAATTGACAGTAAACACATCAACAGAAACGAAAAATACGCAGACACATAAGATCATAATTTTTTTTAAAATAAAAAAACTCGTGGTAAGTCGAAATTGGCATTACCTAATCTAAACTATTAAGGAAAAATTTTTAGCTTCAATATTAATATTAGAAAGGTATTAAGGACTCATCAATTATAATAAAACTAAACAATAATCCAATAGATTAGGTTAATAAAAAATAATAAAACAAAAATTCCGTCGCCAAATTAGCGACGGAAATAAAGATTTACCAATCTAATTTGATTAAAAAATCACGCAATTTAGCAAAATCATCTGGCATATAATGGGAAAGTAATGTCATATCCGCGCGTTCTGCGAGTGCTTTCGGTAGAGGAATTGATTTACCAAGAATGTCTTCTACCACTTCTTTAAATTTAGCTGGATGTGCAGTACCTAAAAATAATCCGTATTCCCCTTCTTGTAACTGATCACGTAGTGCACGATAAGCAATTGCACCATGGGGTTCAGAAAGGTAACCTTTTTTGTCAAGTTCCCGCACCGTCTGTTTGGATACTTCATCAGAGACCGCAGCATGACCCAGTGATTTAAGCGCCCACCCTTCTCTTTTATAAATCTCTTCAATTCGAGGCCAATTATTAGGTTGGCTAACATCCATAGCATTGGATAGCGTTGCTACCGTTGCATGAGGTTCCCACTTACCTGTTTCCAAATAGCGTGGCACAGTATCATTGGCATTAGTTGCAGCAATGAAACGTTTAATTGGTAATCCCATTGTCTTAGCAAGTAGACCAGCTGTTAAGTCACCAAAATTGCCACTTGGTACCGAAATCACTAATTGTTCACGTTGTGCTGGAGTTAACTGAGCGAAAGCTTCAAAATAGTAACAAATTTGTGCTAATAATCGACTGATATTAATAGAATTAGCTGAATTTAAGCCAATGGCTGTTTTTAAATCTTCATCATCAAATGCCTTTTTAACTAACGCTTGGCAAGCATCAAAATCACTTTGTATCGCTATAGTATGAATATTATCGCCAAGCGTACAAAATAGCTTTTCTTGTAATGGGCTGATTTTTCCTTCAGGATATAAAATCACTACTCGAATATTCGGTAAATGATAAAATGCATGAGCAACCGCTGCTCCAGTATCGCCAGATGTCGCAGTTAGAATCGTAATTTGTTTATCAGCCGCAACTTGCACCAAAGCCTGAGCCATAAAGCGACCACCAAAATCTTTAAAGGCTAATGTTGGGCCATGGTATAACTCTAATGAACCTATATCTTTTTCTACTGATTTGACTGGAGCAGGAAACTGAAATGCATTTTTTACCAATCTATGCATATCGGTATCACCAATTTCATCACCAATAAAAGCAGATAAGATCTTGGCACTACGACTGACAAAATCTAATTTTAATAATGCATCAATTTCATTAAGCGAAAATTTTGGTAAATCTTGAGGAAAAAATAGACCTTGTCCTCTTCCTAATCCTTGTTGTACTGCTTGTGCAAAGCTAACTTGCTGTGAGTGATCTTTTAAGTTGTACAATTTCATAATATTTTCCGATTATCTTTATGCTTATATTGTTTACTTTATCTGTTAGTCATTTGTTGACCTATCGATAAAGCTTTGGAAACTTTCAAGCTTTCTATCGTAGATAGGGTTATATAACTCTTGTGCCTTGTTTGTCTATCTTACAAATATGCGTAAAACCTTCCTCATTTTGTAAATAGCAATTTTTCAATAGCAACTCAATTTGCTGCGCAGTTTCAAGTTTGTCAGCAATGACAAACATTGTCGGTCCTGAACCTGAAATACCCGATGCTAGAGCACCAAGTTGTTTTACCCGATTTTGCGTTTCATCAAAGTTAGGTAATAGTTGTTTACGATAAGGTTCTGCAATATTATCGCGCAGCATTGTAGCGGCAAGTTTTGGTTGATTTGTATAACAAGCGTGAATAAAACCACCAACATACCGACCATGAGCGACGCAGTCCGCTTTCTGATATTGTGCAGGCAAAATAGCTCGTGCTTGAGCTGTCGATACCTTTATACCTGGATA
Proteins encoded:
- the pfkB gene encoding 1-phosphofructokinase is translated as MIYTLTLNTAIDMNIHCQGLIPYSVNRTSHTEYSPNGKAVNVSIVLHKFNKPTCALGFFGGFTGKYIVEELTKMQIQTMPCFIDDITRINVFINDGQKEYKLVGKGPFVPDNKKAEMLNIIRNLEKNSYLVISGSLPNNIESDYYQSIIELCHKQNIQVILDISHPKLKQLLTYHPLLIKPNDDELNDIFGLKTQTIEQVIAAIETVHSFGAQNILLTMGSKGLYFSNRQHIWFCDAVTIKLVSSACAGDASLAAFLSEWLPEQGNIENAMKKASATGANVAESDGLGLLDKIYVYMDKLAVTKIK
- a CDS encoding PTS fructose transporter subunit IIC, producing the protein MKKILAVTGCPTGIAHTYMAEEALKTAAQKAGIEIKVETNGAGGVDNAITDADIANAIGVIIAADKDVNPDRFNGLPVIEVPVKDGIHKAATLIEQITSGTIPIRKGAQNSTTNTTSANQIVVKESIGRQIYKHLMSGVSNMLPFVVAGGVLIALSFLWGIYSADPNNAQYNEFAALLMKIGGQAFGIMVPIFTGFIAYSIGGRPAMVAGFVGGLIANVTGAGFLGGIIAGFAAGYLMLFVKKLLDGLPRSFEGLKSIFIMPLIGVFVIGAGMFLLGGPIADINNAMKSFLESLQSANPVLLGMVIGAMCSFDFGGPVNKAAYVTGTMLLGEGNFYFMAGVSAACIVPPFVIAFSTTIFRGKAFTEEERAAGVVNYILGATHITEGAIPFAAKDPLRVIPIMMLSSAIASVLTFISQIQVPAPHGGFLVLPLVNKPFLWVGCIFTGALVGAILLGLLRIHQNQQLATKTPK
- a CDS encoding PTS sugar transporter subunit IIA; amino-acid sequence: MSNLKLTADDISIINGYYSKSEAIQAVAENMIKSGLVKDDYTQAMLDRDAQISTFLGNGIAIPHGTTDKRNSVIETGLKVIYYPQGIKWDKDNNIAYVIVGIAAKNNEHLDILRQLTRAVIAEDTIDRIQSVKKTEDLLTILQGN
- the ribD gene encoding bifunctional diaminohydroxyphosphoribosylaminopyrimidine deaminase/5-amino-6-(5-phosphoribosylamino)uracil reductase RibD, producing the protein MISDKDQFYMQQAIELAKLGRFTTPPNPNVGCVIVKDDQIIGKGYHQKAGEPHAEVYALKMAGNKAQGATVYVTLEPCSHFGRTPPCADALIKAGITRVVVAMQDPNPNVAGNGIKRLKDAGIEVIVGVLYEQAEAINKGFLKCMRTGIPYVQLKLASSLDGKIAMASGESKWITSSTARQDVQQYRAQASCILSTRATVQADNASLTVRYSELPNEIRKIYSPENIRQPIRVIIDSQNRLTGDENIFSQSGETWIVRKQNIPIIKPNTKLMIESSSQNYIDLVELLKQLGKNQINSVWVEAGAHLAGALIEQDLVDELIIYYAPKLLGHNAKDLCVLPNLKKLSLAPQFQFESVKAIGDDLRIILKRK
- the nrdR gene encoding transcriptional regulator NrdR gives rise to the protein MHCPFCNADDTKVIDSRLVGEGFQVRRRRQCVECNERFTTFEVAELIMPNVIKSNKVREPFNEDKLRNGIKRALEKRPVGLDAIEDAITRIKSKIRATGEREIPAKLIGNYVIEELKDLDKVAYIRFASVYFSFHDIEQFSNEIAKLQQK
- the thrC gene encoding threonine synthase, whose product is MKLYNLKDHSQQVSFAQAVQQGLGRGQGLFFPQDLPKFSLNEIDALLKLDFVSRSAKILSAFIGDEIGDTDMHRLVKNAFQFPAPVKSVEKDIGSLELYHGPTLAFKDFGGRFMAQALVQVAADKQITILTATSGDTGAAVAHAFYHLPNIRVVILYPEGKISPLQEKLFCTLGDNIHTIAIQSDFDACQALVKKAFDDEDLKTAIGLNSANSINISRLLAQICYYFEAFAQLTPAQREQLVISVPSGNFGDLTAGLLAKTMGLPIKRFIAATNANDTVPRYLETGKWEPHATVATLSNAMDVSQPNNWPRIEEIYKREGWALKSLGHAAVSDEVSKQTVRELDKKGYLSEPHGAIAYRALRDQLQEGEYGLFLGTAHPAKFKEVVEDILGKSIPLPKALAERADMTLLSHYMPDDFAKLRDFLIKLDW